Genomic DNA from Phycisphaerae bacterium:
CTGATTGCCCGCGAGTTGGCGGATGCGGTCGATCTGCCCCTTCTGCCGTTGCTGCGGCGGGTACGCGGCGGACCGCACCAGATCGGCCTGAGCTACACCCAGCGGCTCCACAACGTGCGGGGTGCGTTCGGGCTCGGCCGAGGTGTACAGTTGGAGGGCGCCCGAATCCTGATCGTCGACGACGTGATGACCACGGGCGCGACGATAGAGGAATGCGCCCGCGTGTTGCTGCGCGGTGGCGCGGCCGAGGTGTTTGCCGCGGTGCTCGTGCGCGTGGACTTCGAACCTGGCACGGTGCAGTACCTCGACGGCGTGTAGGTGATGTCCGGCGGCCGGGTCACGCGGGGAGAGTGGCTCGGCAAGCGAATTCGGGAAGGAGCCGTCATGCCCGATCGGCGGAAGCACCGCGGGCCGCATCCCGACGACGCTCGACTGTTTGCGCCGGAGAGGCTCCCCGCGCTCCGGCAGGCGGGAACGGACCTGTACTGGCTGCTGAGTCGAGGCTACGCGGACAAGTCGGCGCTCAAACTGGTGGGCGATCGCTACGAACTCGAGGCGCGGCAACGGCTGGCGATCTGGCGGTCGGCGTGCTCGGACCAGGCGCTGGCCGGCCGCAAGGCGCGCGAAGTCCCGCCGGAAACCTGCGCGGGCCTGGCACTGGGGATCGACGGTTATAACGTCCTTGTCACGGTGGAAAGTGCCCTTGCCGGCGGCGCCGTGCTGGTGGGCCGCGACGGATGCTTTCGCGACCTGGCCAGCGTGCACGGAACGTACCGCAGGGTCGCGGAGACGATCGCGGCCGTGGAGCGGATTGCGGAGTACGCCATCGAGTTGGGTGTGTCGCATGTGGACTGGTACCTGGACCGGCCGGTGTCCAACAGTGCGCGGCTGAAGGCGCTCATGGCCGAGTTGCTGGAATCGCGCGGCCGGGCCGACCGGTTCAATATTGAACTCGCGGACAGCCCTGACTGGGTACTGAGCGAGTACAGCGGCATCGTGGCGACGGCCGACGGACCGGTGCTGGATCGTTGCGGGCGATGGGTGAATCTCGCCCGAGACGTCGTGGCGGGGGTGCCCGGGGCCTGGGTGGTGAAGTTGTAGTCATACATTTCTCCGCGAAGCGGTTCACGTCACTGACCTCTCATAGGTAATAACGCGCATGGGCGCTCAGTCGAATGCGCGCGCCGAGTGAGCGCGCGGGAAGAAGGCACGAAGCGACGAAGCCACGGTGCCACGAAGGGGAGGAGAGGGGAAGTCGGCGCCACATAGCGGGACAATGCAATTTGATAGCAAAATGAAATCAAAATGATATTGCCGAGCTATCATTGGCTGGTGGGTGTATCGATTTCACGCGCTTGAAATCGGGTCGGGGCGCGGTGCGCGGATGGCTGGGGATTCTGCAAGGATGAACAGGTCAGGCATGCGAACCGGGTGCCGTACATGCTAAGTGAGCGGGTCCGGCACGAAGCGGACGAGGTCATCGTCAATGCGGCCTTCGGCTTCGGCGCGTTGCCAGATCCTGGTAGCAATCTTGTGCTGCGACTCGATCACATCCACCAAGTATCCGGGCAGGTACATGAGCAAGACGCCGGATCCAAACATGCCCA
This window encodes:
- a CDS encoding DUF434 domain-containing protein; protein product: MPDRRKHRGPHPDDARLFAPERLPALRQAGTDLYWLLSRGYADKSALKLVGDRYELEARQRLAIWRSACSDQALAGRKAREVPPETCAGLALGIDGYNVLVTVESALAGGAVLVGRDGCFRDLASVHGTYRRVAETIAAVERIAEYAIELGVSHVDWYLDRPVSNSARLKALMAELLESRGRADRFNIELADSPDWVLSEYSGIVATADGPVLDRCGRWVNLARDVVAGVPGAWVVKL